From a region of the Gordonia sp. PP30 genome:
- the map gene encoding type I methionyl aminopeptidase, with protein sequence MIEILNPSELTRARETGAVVGRILQTLRTRSVVGTNLLEIDQWAGEMIADAGAQSCYIDYAPSFGRGPFGHYICTGVNDAVLHGMPRDYPLADGDLLTLDLAVVKDGVAADAAVSFLVGAARPAESVAMIDATDRALAAGIAAARPGGRLGDISFAIGSTLRAAGYRINTDFGGHGIGSTMHQDPHVSNMGRPGRGYQLRPGLLLALEPWVMADTDRLITDPEDGWTLRSATGCRTAHSEHTIAITEDGAEILTR encoded by the coding sequence ATGATCGAGATTCTGAACCCATCCGAATTGACCCGGGCCAGGGAGACCGGGGCGGTGGTCGGCCGAATCCTGCAGACGCTGAGGACACGCAGCGTGGTGGGCACGAACCTGCTGGAGATCGATCAGTGGGCCGGCGAGATGATCGCCGACGCCGGCGCGCAGTCGTGCTATATCGACTATGCGCCCTCGTTCGGCCGCGGGCCGTTCGGGCACTACATCTGTACAGGGGTCAACGATGCGGTACTCCACGGGATGCCGCGTGACTACCCGCTCGCCGACGGGGACCTCCTCACCCTGGACCTCGCCGTGGTCAAGGACGGAGTCGCCGCGGACGCCGCCGTCAGTTTCCTCGTGGGTGCCGCGCGCCCGGCCGAGAGCGTGGCGATGATCGACGCGACCGACCGGGCACTGGCGGCGGGTATCGCCGCCGCCCGTCCGGGTGGCCGTCTCGGCGACATCTCTTTTGCGATCGGCTCCACGCTGCGGGCCGCGGGGTACCGGATCAACACCGACTTCGGTGGACACGGCATCGGGTCGACCATGCATCAGGATCCGCATGTGTCCAACATGGGTCGGCCCGGGCGGGGTTACCAGCTCCGCCCGGGGCTGCTGCTGGCGTTGGAGCCCTGGGTGATGGCGGATACCGATCGCCTGATCACCGACCCCGAGGACGGATGGACCTTGCGCAGCGCGACCGGGTGCCGGACCGCGCACAGCGAGCACACTATCGCCATCACCGAGGACGGGGCCGAGATCCTCACCCGGTGA
- a CDS encoding ferrous iron transporter B yields the protein MSDCCSPGGGLSGDADPGHVHDPSCAHHGTGIPEPGADDTRARIALIGSPNAGKTSIFNALTGLRLKTGNYPGVTVTRSVGRVRIRAAEPASALVTAGPAAAPVKKKHQHAYLEDLPGTYSLTPISPDEQVVADLLTDGLKGVRRPDAALVVVDATVLERSLALVAETLNLGIPVAVALSMCDEMERRNGHVDPAALEEALGVPVRAVIGTKPSTLEPVRRLLADPAAWPRPVVPPPAEPGRERADWIASALAESGYRTPREHSITTAVDRLLLHPAWGTLVFLAVMFAFFQVIFTLAAPLQDYIETFFGWLGTLVTDHVSQPLLADFLGTALIGGVGGVLVFVPQIMLMFLLISLLENVGYMSRAAFLTDRVMSRAGLEGRAFVAMLSSFACAVPGIMATRTIPSSRDRIATTITAPLMTCSARIPVFVLLIGMLISKDARFGPFNAQGTAMFGLYLLGGLSAMIAAAIFKRTKSLRSDLMPFYMEMPPYRLPGIRTVLLTMWDSSKQFLQKVGKIILATSIVLWILMSLPAHTEQADAARDTATAAALAHGATPDAAAAQGEAAARSFVLDHSIAASIGKAVEPVFRPLGFDWRIDIGILGSFAAREVVVSTLGQIAAAEDPENPADALKSMRYTHGPNKGEIVFSPPTVVAMLLFFVYALQCMSTLGAIRRETNSWKWPAISWTYMFVLAWVAAYLGHTITAAVTG from the coding sequence ATGAGCGACTGCTGCAGCCCGGGCGGCGGCCTGTCCGGAGACGCCGACCCCGGACACGTGCACGACCCGTCGTGCGCCCATCACGGCACCGGTATCCCCGAACCCGGCGCGGACGACACCCGTGCCCGGATAGCGCTGATCGGCAGTCCCAACGCCGGCAAGACCTCGATCTTCAACGCGCTCACCGGCCTGCGCCTCAAGACCGGCAACTACCCGGGCGTCACCGTCACCCGCTCGGTCGGCCGGGTCCGGATTCGCGCCGCCGAGCCGGCCTCCGCCCTCGTCACCGCCGGACCAGCCGCCGCGCCGGTCAAGAAGAAGCACCAGCACGCCTACCTCGAAGACCTGCCCGGCACCTACAGCCTCACCCCGATCTCGCCCGACGAGCAGGTGGTCGCGGATCTGCTGACCGACGGGCTGAAGGGCGTACGACGGCCCGACGCGGCGCTGGTCGTGGTCGACGCCACCGTCCTGGAGCGTTCGCTCGCACTCGTCGCGGAGACACTCAACCTGGGCATTCCGGTGGCCGTGGCGCTGTCCATGTGCGACGAGATGGAGCGGCGCAACGGGCACGTCGACCCGGCCGCGCTGGAAGAGGCGCTCGGTGTCCCGGTCCGCGCCGTCATCGGGACGAAGCCGTCGACGCTCGAGCCGGTGCGCCGGCTGCTCGCCGACCCCGCCGCCTGGCCGCGGCCGGTGGTGCCACCGCCCGCCGAACCCGGACGTGAACGCGCCGACTGGATCGCTTCGGCGCTCGCCGAATCCGGGTACCGGACCCCGCGCGAGCACTCGATCACCACCGCCGTCGACCGCCTGCTGCTGCACCCGGCGTGGGGCACCCTGGTGTTCCTCGCCGTGATGTTCGCCTTCTTCCAGGTGATCTTCACCCTCGCCGCCCCGCTGCAGGACTACATCGAGACGTTCTTCGGCTGGCTCGGCACCCTGGTGACCGACCACGTCTCCCAGCCGTTGCTCGCCGACTTCCTGGGCACCGCGCTGATCGGCGGTGTCGGCGGTGTCCTGGTCTTCGTGCCGCAGATCATGCTGATGTTTCTGCTGATCTCACTGCTGGAGAACGTCGGCTACATGTCGCGGGCGGCGTTCCTCACCGACCGGGTGATGAGCCGAGCCGGGCTGGAGGGCCGCGCCTTCGTGGCGATGCTGAGTTCGTTCGCCTGCGCGGTGCCCGGCATCATGGCCACCCGGACCATTCCGTCATCGCGCGACCGGATCGCGACGACCATCACCGCCCCGCTGATGACCTGCTCGGCACGCATCCCGGTGTTCGTCCTGCTGATCGGCATGTTGATCTCCAAGGACGCGCGGTTCGGGCCGTTCAACGCCCAGGGCACCGCGATGTTCGGGCTGTATCTGCTCGGTGGACTCTCGGCGATGATCGCGGCCGCGATCTTCAAGCGGACCAAGTCGCTGCGCAGCGACCTGATGCCCTTCTACATGGAGATGCCGCCCTACCGTCTGCCCGGCATCCGCACCGTGCTGTTGACCATGTGGGACTCGTCCAAGCAGTTCCTGCAGAAGGTCGGCAAGATCATCCTGGCCACGTCGATCGTGCTGTGGATACTGATGTCGCTGCCCGCCCACACCGAGCAGGCCGATGCCGCCCGCGACACCGCAACGGCCGCGGCGCTGGCGCACGGCGCCACCCCGGACGCCGCGGCCGCGCAAGGCGAGGCGGCGGCCCGCTCGTTCGTCCTCGACCACAGCATCGCCGCGTCGATCGGCAAGGCGGTGGAACCGGTCTTCCGTCCGCTGGGCTTCGACTGGCGCATCGACATCGGCATCCTGGGATCGTTCGCCGCGCGCGAGGTGGTGGTCTCCACCCTCGGGCAGATCGCCGCCGCCGAGGACCCGGAGAATCCGGCGGACGCGCTCAAATCGATGCGGTACACGCACGGCCCGAACAAGGGCGAGATCGTGTTCTCCCCGCCGACCGTCGTCGCCATGCTGCTGTTCTTCGTCTACGCGCTGCAGTGCATGTCGACCCTCGGCGCGATCCGCCGCGAGACCAACTCGTGGAAGTGGCCGGCCATCTCCTGGACGTACATGTTCGTGCTCGCCTGGGTCGCGGCGTATCTGGGGCACACCATCACCGCCGCGGTCACCGGGTGA
- a CDS encoding TetR/AcrR family transcriptional regulator, with protein MNPGLEVPDATNKRRRGNTRRRLLDAAYEVYAEIGFGHTTVEKVVERAGFTRGAFYSNFDSLEELFLAMWSERSTAMIADIRAALDRLQNDGVVDLSAIVHGIIDALPLDARWWGITAEVNAHALRTPELRQTIALREAAIGDMLLPIAVDLLGSIGRTIPDAPAFIQALIAVYDGTAIQVLIEPENPVALARRQLLFEQVVRAYTVPDDDAARGE; from the coding sequence ATGAACCCCGGCCTGGAGGTCCCCGACGCCACGAACAAGCGCCGCCGCGGCAACACCCGCCGGCGCCTGCTCGACGCCGCCTACGAGGTGTACGCCGAGATCGGCTTCGGCCATACGACGGTCGAGAAGGTCGTCGAACGCGCCGGGTTCACCCGCGGCGCCTTCTACTCCAACTTCGACTCGCTGGAAGAACTGTTCCTGGCGATGTGGTCGGAGCGTTCGACGGCGATGATCGCCGACATCCGGGCCGCCCTCGACCGGTTGCAGAACGACGGCGTGGTGGACCTCAGCGCGATCGTGCACGGGATCATCGACGCCCTGCCCCTCGACGCGCGCTGGTGGGGCATCACCGCCGAGGTCAACGCGCACGCCCTGCGCACCCCGGAACTGCGGCAGACCATCGCACTGCGCGAAGCCGCGATCGGCGACATGCTGCTCCCGATCGCCGTCGATCTGCTCGGCAGCATCGGCCGGACCATCCCGGACGCGCCGGCCTTCATCCAGGCGCTGATCGCGGTGTACGACGGCACCGCGATCCAGGTGCTGATCGAGCCCGAGAATCCGGTCGCGCTCGCCCGACGGCAGTTGCTCTTCGAGCAGGTCGTGCGGGCCTACACGGTGCCGGACGACGACGCGGCCCGCGGCGAGTAG
- a CDS encoding MMPL family transporter, which yields MAGTAQSTSLTRFGGWVQRHARWVVIFWVAAAGLLNVAVPQLEQVVSGHSADFLPRDLPANQNLERMADEFGVPRSNAVSSVVLANENGFSAADEKYLATLTGRLLDDPENVSYLIDMYGNPVTRDIAISEDGKAVTLLIASAGSVGSTRAHHATQAIRAQIDAIPRPDGLVVHYSGPTAMLSDLFEQIDVSLLIITAVSILLITVLLFAAYRVLATAMIPLITIGVTLAVVRPVIALLGQSGTLSISNFTIAIMTALVLGAGTDYAIFTIAGYHEGRRAGRSVADSVARSSGRTGPILVASALTIAAACGSMVFTKIGMFTTAGPPTAIAVLITLFISLTLPLALLSLAGARGWAEPRASTERRWRRRGAQVIRHAGIYTAAALVFLLGTAAITTTFRMNWDESAMPRGATDATRGYDVVTAHFGRNEIAPEFVVVRSDHDLRNTADLAALEVASIAVANMPEVAAVYGLTRPDGSPLAEAATGYQTGIVGDELAGAHRRMVEATPELQRLASGVAQLSAGADEAVRRMPEMVSGTEQLAAMAGGVLDRLDRLDAAARTATGGRGLADGIPALRRTLGELLDSAETLSQQTRALTAVQQADRLFAPWRSATPSAACRADASCLAAREAWSALNRATGGRAGAVFDDIGALTANLENGRRALAAGIPAVRQALPLLDLLTDGSTDRLRDGLTRLKSGVDELSGGLNDLSDGLHQAQAGTDQTVAMTAQLTAGLHRAADYLQTMSASTRSGPGAGFYLPPEALNDPRFVEGGRLLITPDGKTARMMVMWGVNPYSQEAMRASRELPGVVERALAPTTLADATASNTGLASLSADMQDQVRRDLLLFGTVAALAVLLILMVLLRSLLAPILLVATVLLSFASAVGVSVLVWQHIIGIDLDWSVIPVSFMAVIAVGADYSMLFASRIREEAEHNGMVRGILRAFGSTGGVITTAGIVFALTMFALMSGTVLNLVQIGFTIGVGLLLDIVIVRTVLVPAMMAVLGDRMWWPAKPRH from the coding sequence GTGGCCGGAACGGCACAGAGCACGTCCCTGACCCGGTTCGGCGGGTGGGTCCAGCGGCACGCCCGGTGGGTGGTGATCTTCTGGGTCGCCGCTGCGGGCCTGCTCAACGTGGCGGTCCCGCAACTCGAACAGGTGGTCTCCGGCCATTCCGCGGACTTCCTGCCCCGCGATCTACCGGCCAACCAGAACCTGGAACGAATGGCGGACGAGTTCGGGGTGCCCCGGTCCAACGCCGTGAGCAGCGTGGTACTCGCGAATGAGAACGGTTTTAGCGCGGCCGACGAGAAGTACCTCGCGACGCTGACCGGCCGGCTGCTCGACGACCCCGAGAACGTCTCCTACCTGATCGACATGTACGGGAACCCGGTGACCCGCGACATCGCGATCAGCGAAGACGGCAAGGCGGTGACCCTGCTCATCGCCTCGGCGGGTTCGGTCGGCTCCACCAGAGCCCATCACGCGACCCAGGCGATCCGGGCGCAGATCGACGCGATCCCCCGGCCCGACGGGCTCGTGGTCCACTACAGCGGCCCCACCGCGATGCTGTCGGACCTCTTCGAGCAGATCGACGTCTCCCTGCTCATCATCACCGCGGTCTCGATCCTGTTGATCACCGTGCTGCTCTTCGCGGCCTACCGGGTCCTCGCCACCGCGATGATCCCGCTGATCACCATCGGCGTCACGCTGGCCGTGGTGCGGCCGGTGATCGCGCTCCTCGGCCAGTCCGGCACCCTGTCGATCTCCAACTTCACCATCGCGATCATGACCGCGCTGGTGCTCGGCGCCGGTACGGACTACGCCATATTCACCATCGCCGGCTACCACGAGGGGCGCAGGGCCGGACGGTCCGTCGCCGATTCCGTCGCCCGGAGTTCGGGCCGGACCGGGCCCATCCTGGTCGCGTCGGCACTGACCATCGCCGCCGCCTGCGGTTCCATGGTCTTCACCAAGATCGGCATGTTCACCACCGCGGGCCCGCCGACCGCGATCGCCGTACTGATCACCCTCTTCATCAGCCTCACCTTGCCGCTCGCACTGCTCTCCCTCGCCGGCGCGCGCGGCTGGGCCGAGCCCCGGGCCTCCACCGAGCGGCGCTGGCGCCGCCGCGGCGCGCAGGTCATCCGGCACGCCGGGATCTACACCGCCGCAGCCCTGGTGTTCCTGCTCGGCACCGCGGCCATCACCACGACGTTCCGGATGAATTGGGATGAGTCGGCCATGCCGCGCGGCGCCACCGACGCCACCCGCGGCTACGACGTCGTCACCGCTCACTTCGGCCGCAACGAGATCGCGCCCGAGTTCGTCGTGGTGCGTTCCGACCACGATCTGCGCAACACCGCCGACCTGGCCGCACTCGAGGTCGCCTCGATCGCCGTCGCCAACATGCCCGAGGTGGCCGCGGTGTACGGACTCACCCGGCCCGACGGCAGCCCGCTGGCCGAAGCCGCCACCGGCTACCAGACCGGCATCGTGGGCGACGAACTCGCCGGCGCGCATCGGCGGATGGTCGAGGCGACGCCAGAACTGCAGCGACTCGCTTCGGGCGTCGCGCAGTTGAGCGCGGGTGCCGACGAGGCGGTCCGCCGGATGCCCGAGATGGTGTCCGGCACCGAGCAGCTGGCCGCGATGGCCGGCGGCGTCCTCGATCGGCTCGACCGGCTCGATGCGGCCGCGCGTACCGCGACCGGCGGCCGCGGGCTCGCCGACGGCATCCCCGCGCTGCGCCGGACGCTCGGCGAACTCCTGGATTCCGCGGAGACCCTGTCCCAGCAGACCCGGGCACTGACGGCCGTGCAGCAGGCCGACCGGCTCTTCGCTCCGTGGCGCAGTGCCACGCCCAGCGCCGCGTGCCGCGCGGACGCGTCGTGCCTGGCCGCCCGCGAGGCCTGGTCGGCGCTGAACCGGGCGACCGGAGGCAGGGCCGGCGCGGTCTTCGACGACATCGGCGCCCTCACCGCGAACCTGGAGAACGGGCGGCGCGCGCTGGCCGCCGGGATTCCCGCCGTGCGCCAGGCACTACCGCTGCTCGATCTGCTCACGGACGGTTCCACCGACCGTCTGCGTGACGGTCTGACCCGGCTGAAGAGCGGTGTCGACGAGCTCTCCGGCGGGCTGAACGATCTGTCCGACGGCCTGCATCAGGCCCAGGCCGGCACCGACCAAACGGTGGCGATGACCGCCCAGCTCACCGCCGGCCTGCACCGGGCCGCCGATTACCTCCAGACGATGAGCGCGTCGACCAGGTCGGGTCCGGGGGCCGGTTTCTACCTGCCGCCGGAGGCCCTGAACGATCCCCGTTTCGTGGAGGGCGGCCGCCTGCTCATCACGCCGGACGGCAAGACCGCCCGGATGATGGTGATGTGGGGCGTGAACCCGTACAGCCAGGAGGCGATGCGGGCCAGCCGGGAGCTGCCCGGCGTGGTCGAACGCGCGCTGGCACCGACCACCCTGGCCGATGCGACGGCGTCGAACACCGGCCTGGCGTCGCTGTCCGCCGACATGCAGGATCAAGTGCGCCGCGACCTGCTGCTGTTCGGCACCGTGGCCGCGCTCGCCGTCCTGTTGATCCTCATGGTGCTGTTGCGCAGCCTCCTCGCGCCGATCCTGCTGGTCGCGACGGTGCTGCTCTCATTCGCCTCGGCGGTCGGCGTCAGCGTGCTCGTGTGGCAGCACATCATCGGGATCGACCTGGACTGGTCGGTGATCCCGGTGTCGTTCATGGCGGTGATCGCCGTCGGCGCCGACTACTCGATGCTGTTCGCCTCGCGCATCCGGGAAGAGGCGGAGCACAACGGCATGGTGCGCGGCATCCTGCGGGCCTTCGGCAGCACCGGCGGGGTCATCACCACCGCGGGCATCGTCTTCGCGCTGACGATGTTCGCGCTGATGAGCGGTACGGTGCTGAACCTGGTACAGATCGGTTTCACGATCGGTGTCGGCCTGCTGCTCGACATCGTGATCGTGCGGACCGTCCTGGTGCCCGCCATGATGGCGGTCCTCGGTGATCGGATGTGGTGGCCGGCGAAGCCGCGCCACTGA
- a CDS encoding thioesterase family protein, with translation MPDAQNSYAFVAHIPVRWSDMDAFGHINHARMVTLMEEARIQWLLSAGEEYAPLIKSAMIVHVEIRYRAQLRHDDSPLSIAMWIKGHRSVDFTIGYEIRGATAAFDEKPACVASTQMAVVDIEAHTLRRLTDTEKGYLAAWGRNGS, from the coding sequence ATGCCCGATGCGCAAAACTCCTACGCGTTCGTCGCGCACATCCCGGTGCGCTGGTCGGACATGGATGCCTTCGGCCACATCAACCACGCCCGGATGGTCACCCTCATGGAGGAGGCGCGCATCCAGTGGCTCCTGTCCGCGGGCGAGGAGTACGCGCCGCTGATCAAGAGCGCGATGATCGTGCACGTCGAGATCCGCTACCGGGCGCAGCTGCGGCACGACGACTCGCCGCTGTCGATCGCCATGTGGATCAAGGGTCACCGCAGCGTCGACTTCACCATCGGCTACGAGATCCGTGGCGCGACCGCCGCGTTCGACGAGAAGCCGGCCTGCGTCGCCAGCACCCAGATGGCCGTCGTCGACATCGAGGCCCACACTCTGCGCCGGCTGACCGACACCGAGAAGGGCTACCTCGCCGCCTGGGGGCGCAACGGGAGCTGA
- a CDS encoding FeoA family protein produces MTPLSDVAVGATATVRDFSDDCPEPVRRRLASLGFAGETPIAKVRRAPLGDPSIYRVMGYQVCLRDREARYIQCEVAGE; encoded by the coding sequence ATGACTCCCCTGTCCGATGTCGCCGTCGGGGCGACCGCCACAGTCCGTGATTTCAGCGACGACTGCCCCGAACCCGTGCGCCGGCGGCTGGCCAGTCTCGGCTTCGCGGGTGAGACGCCGATCGCCAAGGTGCGCCGCGCACCGCTCGGCGATCCGAGCATCTACCGGGTGATGGGGTACCAGGTCTGCCTGCGCGATCGCGAAGCCCGGTACATCCAGTGCGAGGTGGCCGGCGAATGA
- a CDS encoding helix-turn-helix transcriptional regulator has product MVRLPNTSTDVERGRRLGALLRRARGERSILDVALDAQVSPETLRKIETGRVATPAFPTVAAVAAVLGLSLDAVWAEITTPEHDLAPTGPAEPKRPRAVS; this is encoded by the coding sequence ATGGTGAGATTGCCGAACACGTCCACGGACGTCGAGCGAGGTCGGCGTCTCGGCGCGCTCCTGCGCCGTGCCCGAGGAGAACGCTCGATCCTCGATGTCGCGCTCGACGCACAGGTCTCGCCCGAGACCTTGCGCAAGATCGAGACGGGCAGGGTGGCCACACCCGCATTTCCCACCGTCGCCGCCGTCGCCGCAGTGCTCGGGCTCTCCCTTGACGCCGTATGGGCCGAGATCACCACACCCGAGCACGACCTGGCCCCGACCGGCCCGGCGGAACCCAAGCGCCCACGGGCCGTCTCCTAG
- a CDS encoding NifU family protein produces the protein MSAPTPVHLHPEAAADGDPAVIGWRIGPGLVRFTGDVPAGEAPPPVRALFDDAVLTAVHVSPGRIETRLAPDRTAAGDGARIRSALYTVLAAEGGWRRDGADEEGPAIRAAADREIAERVRAVLDGDFGDYTASHGGSVDLVGVTDGVVNVVLNGSCHGCAAADNTVRQNLEGRLRVIPGFRGIAVVGDRDCAAPDNRRVPLKLRRRR, from the coding sequence GTGAGCGCGCCCACCCCGGTCCACCTGCATCCGGAGGCCGCCGCCGACGGCGACCCGGCGGTGATCGGCTGGCGGATCGGACCCGGCCTGGTGCGGTTCACCGGCGACGTCCCCGCCGGCGAAGCACCGCCGCCGGTCCGGGCGCTGTTCGACGACGCCGTGCTCACCGCCGTGCACGTGTCGCCGGGCCGGATCGAGACCCGGCTCGCTCCGGACCGAACCGCCGCCGGTGACGGGGCGCGGATCCGCTCCGCCCTGTACACGGTGCTCGCCGCGGAGGGCGGCTGGCGCCGCGACGGCGCCGACGAGGAGGGTCCCGCTATCCGGGCCGCCGCCGACCGGGAGATCGCCGAGCGGGTCCGCGCCGTCCTGGACGGCGACTTCGGCGACTACACCGCGTCGCACGGCGGGAGCGTCGACCTCGTCGGGGTGACCGACGGCGTCGTGAACGTCGTGCTGAACGGCAGCTGTCACGGATGCGCGGCCGCCGACAACACGGTGCGCCAGAACCTCGAGGGCCGGCTTCGGGTGATCCCCGGATTCCGCGGGATCGCGGTCGTCGGTGACCGCGACTGCGCCGCACCGGACAACCGCCGGGTACCACTGAAACTGCGCCGTCGCCGGTAG
- the hisC gene encoding histidinol-phosphate transaminase: MTLRIRPDLDSLPAYVPGKTFPGALKLASNEVTEPPLPAVAAAIADAAAGVNRYPDNGAVALTDDLAKTLGVTPAEVITGCGSVTLCQNLITITSGPGDEVLFGWRSFETYPLATRVAGATPVQVPLTGDAVYDLAAMAAAITERTRLIFVCNPNNPTGTVVRADDLRTFLEAVPTDLIVALDEAYIEYTRNDDAHAVDALELRREFPNLVVLRTFSKAYGLAGLRVGYAVAAPEVITALGKVHLPFSVNSIAQAAARAALRAQDQLLARTDQVAAERARVTAALRDAGYRVPDSQTNFVWLDLGDDAAPFAEAATRAGVIVRPFAGEGVRVTVTVPAENDVFLDFARGYRA, encoded by the coding sequence GTGACACTCCGTATCCGCCCCGATCTCGACTCCCTGCCCGCCTACGTGCCGGGCAAGACTTTCCCGGGCGCGCTGAAGCTCGCGAGCAACGAAGTGACCGAGCCGCCGCTCCCCGCGGTGGCGGCCGCGATCGCCGACGCGGCGGCGGGCGTCAACCGCTATCCGGACAACGGCGCGGTGGCCCTCACCGACGACCTGGCGAAGACGCTCGGGGTGACGCCGGCCGAGGTCATCACCGGCTGCGGCTCGGTCACGCTGTGCCAGAACCTGATCACCATCACCAGCGGGCCGGGCGACGAGGTGCTGTTCGGCTGGCGCAGCTTCGAGACGTACCCGCTGGCCACACGAGTCGCGGGCGCCACGCCCGTCCAGGTGCCGCTGACCGGCGACGCCGTCTACGACCTGGCGGCGATGGCCGCGGCGATCACCGAGCGCACCCGGCTGATCTTCGTCTGCAACCCGAACAACCCGACCGGGACCGTCGTGCGCGCCGACGACCTGCGCACCTTCCTGGAAGCGGTGCCCACCGACCTCATCGTCGCCCTCGACGAGGCCTACATCGAATACACCCGGAACGACGACGCGCACGCCGTCGACGCCCTCGAACTGCGCAGGGAGTTCCCCAATCTGGTGGTGCTGCGCACCTTCTCCAAGGCCTACGGGCTGGCCGGGCTGCGGGTCGGGTACGCCGTCGCCGCGCCGGAGGTGATCACCGCGCTCGGCAAGGTGCACCTGCCGTTCTCGGTGAACAGCATCGCCCAGGCCGCCGCGCGGGCGGCCCTGCGCGCACAGGATCAGCTGCTGGCCCGCACCGATCAGGTGGCCGCCGAACGCGCCCGCGTCACCGCGGCCCTGCGCGACGCCGGCTACCGGGTGCCCGACTCGCAGACCAATTTCGTCTGGCTCGACCTCGGCGACGACGCGGCGCCGTTCGCGGAGGCGGCGACCCGGGCCGGCGTGATCGTGCGGCCGTTCGCCGGCGAGGGCGTCCGCGTCACCGTCACCGTCCCGGCCGAGAACGACGTCTTCCTCGACTTCGCACGCGGGTACCGCGCATGA
- a CDS encoding alpha/beta hydrolase family protein, translated as MTSRRFVSTLAALSLLIVSASALVEAPAGAAPGATVVKKVQRSIHRTDLNIKSKAMGTSVPVTVLSPGGSAPRGTLYMLDGADAGTKVSDWITKGGAAQFFAGRNVNVVLPAGGGGSFYTNWIRKDSKLGKPQWETFLTEELPPVIAAQFGSNGRNAVMGLSMGGQSAFALAARHPELYNGAASLSGCPPVSGPANEAYVRTTVAKSGGDASNMWGAPGSPRWRAHDPSLHLDALRGKAIYLSAGSGAIGPADLTQKRDPKDGPEDAQIAAGSALEAAAYRCSLEFAAQLSSAGIQFTPGFRLIGTHNWVYWKQDLPNAWAVLAPSIA; from the coding sequence ATGACCTCGCGCCGATTCGTCTCGACCCTGGCCGCCCTCAGTCTCCTGATCGTGTCCGCGTCCGCGTTGGTCGAAGCACCGGCAGGTGCGGCGCCCGGTGCCACCGTCGTCAAGAAGGTTCAGCGCAGCATTCATCGGACCGACCTGAACATCAAGAGCAAGGCGATGGGCACCAGCGTGCCGGTCACCGTCCTGTCGCCCGGTGGCTCCGCGCCGCGCGGCACCCTCTACATGCTCGACGGCGCCGACGCCGGCACCAAGGTCAGCGACTGGATCACCAAGGGCGGCGCGGCGCAGTTCTTCGCCGGCCGGAACGTCAACGTGGTGCTGCCTGCCGGTGGCGGCGGGTCGTTCTACACCAACTGGATCCGCAAGGACAGCAAGCTCGGCAAGCCGCAGTGGGAGACCTTTCTGACCGAGGAACTGCCGCCGGTGATCGCCGCGCAGTTCGGGTCCAACGGCCGCAACGCCGTCATGGGTCTGTCGATGGGCGGCCAGTCGGCGTTCGCGCTCGCCGCCCGCCACCCCGAGCTGTACAACGGCGCCGCCTCGCTCAGCGGCTGCCCGCCGGTGTCCGGCCCGGCCAACGAGGCCTACGTCCGCACGACCGTCGCCAAGTCCGGCGGTGACGCCTCCAACATGTGGGGCGCCCCCGGCTCCCCGCGGTGGCGTGCGCACGACCCGTCGCTGCACCTGGATGCGTTGCGCGGCAAGGCCATCTACCTCAGCGCCGGCTCGGGAGCCATCGGCCCGGCCGACCTCACCCAGAAGCGCGATCCCAAGGACGGCCCGGAGGACGCGCAGATCGCCGCCGGTTCGGCGCTGGAGGCCGCGGCCTACCGCTGCTCGCTGGAGTTCGCCGCGCAGCTGAGTTCGGCGGGGATTCAGTTCACCCCGGGCTTCCGGCTGATCGGCACCCACAACTGGGTGTACTGGAAGCAGGACCTGCCGAACGCCTGGGCCGTGCTGGCCCCGTCGATCGCCTGA